A genomic segment from Xiphophorus maculatus strain JP 163 A chromosome 6, X_maculatus-5.0-male, whole genome shotgun sequence encodes:
- the LOC102236121 gene encoding dnaJ homolog subfamily C member 5-like, translated as MSDGKQRSLSTSGESLYQILGLEKGCSHDDIKKSYRKLALRFHPDKNPDNPEAAEKFKELNNAHSVLADLSKRNIYDSYGSLGLYVAQQFGEDNVNTYFMLSTWWAKALFLLCGVLTGCYCGCCLCCCCNCCCGKLKPTAAGEGAEPEYVSPDDLEEEIRNNPDNDVETPTVQQPSSASEKTQLIGDGHRRYGDTYT; from the exons ATGTCAGACGGGAAGCAGCGCAGTCTGTCCACTTCTGGAGAATCTCTGTACCAGATCCTCGGCCTGGAGAAAGGCTGCAGCCATGACGACATCAAGAAGTCCTACAg GAAGCTGGCGCTGCGGTTCCACCCGGATAAGAACCCGGACAACCCGGAGGCGGCGGAGAAGTTCAAGGAGCTGAACAACGCTCACTCGGTGCTGGCCGACCTCAGCAAGAGGAACATCTACGACTCGTACGGCTCCCTGGGGCTCTACGTGGCGCAGCAGTTTGGAGAGGACAACGTCAACACCTACTTCATGCTGTCCACCTGGTGGGCCAAG gcTCTGTTCCTGCTGTGCGGCGTTCTGACCGGATGTTACTGCggctgctgcctctgctgctgctgcaactgTTGCTGTGGGAAACTCAAACCCACTGCTGCGGGCgagggggcggagccagagTACGTCTCCCCTGACGACCTGGAGGAGGAGATTCGCAACAATCCTGACAACG ATGTAGAGACACCGACCGTCCAGCAGCCCAGCAGCGCCAGCGAGAAGACACAGCTGATCGGTGACGGCCACCGCAGATACGGAGACACCTACACCTGA
- the LOC102227404 gene encoding E3 ubiquitin-protein ligase TRIM63-like, protein MDGLEKQLVCPICLEMFSKPVVILPCQHNLCRKCANDVFQASNPYLSSRTGATVTSGGRFRCPSCRHEVVLDRHGVYGLQRNLLVENIIDMYKQGSTSKPEPEKKQEPMCEEHPDEKINIYCITCSAPTCSLCKVFGQHRDCQVAPLSHVFASQKAELTDCVSLLVGNNERIQAIVSQLDETCRAVDENGRRQKSRVCETFDRLFALLEEKKGEMTVSISCEQEEKLDYIRSLNRKYSEHLEETAKLLETAIQTMDEPEMAVFLQSAKPLLQKLLQSTDTSHLDNVQPGYENMDHFTVNFDPQRKALADVEFIKLDDDESEDEVEARGQPHVAPAAANQQPSLAPPQAPPLHTKNPAPSSSAPQPPPPTPLPTTSSAPQSDHQSELEDKDGPKHVFSFSWLNQK, encoded by the exons ATGGACGGTCTGGAGAAGCAGCTGGTTTGTCCCATCTGTCTGGAGATGTTCTCCAAGCCGGTGGTCATCCTGCCATGTCAGCACAACCTGTGCAGGAAATGCGCCAACGACGTGTTCCAG GCATCCAATCCCTACCTGTCCAGCAGGACCGGCGCCACGGTGACGTCAGGCGGACGGTTCCGCTGCCCGTCCTGTAGACACGAGGTGGTTCTGGACCGGCACGGCGTCTACGGGCTGCAGAGGAACCTGCTGGTGGAGAACATCATCGACATGTACAAGCAGGGCAGCACCAG taaaccagaaccagagaagaAGCAGGAGCCGATGTGTGAGGAGCATCCTGACGAGAAGATCAACATTTACTGCATCACCTGCAGCGCCCCCACCTGTTCACTCTGCAAAGTGTtcggacaacacagagactgcCAGGTGGCGCCGCTGAGCCACGTCTTCGCCAGTCAGAAG GCTGAACTCACTGACTGCGTCTCCTTGCTGGTTGGGAACAACGAGCGGATCCAGGCCATCGTCAGCCAGCTGGATGAAACCTGCAGAGCTGTGGAC GAGAACGGCCGGCGGCAGAAGTCCAGGGTTTGCGAGACATTTGACCGCCTGTTTGCgctgctggaggagaagaaaggCGAGATGACAGTCAGCATCAGCTGCGAGCAGGAGGAGAAGCTGGACTACATCCGCAGTCTGAACAGGAAGTACAGCGAGCACCTGGAGGAGACCGCCAAACTGCTGGAGACCGCCATCCAGACCATGGACGAGCCTGAGATGGCTGTTTTCCTCCAG TCGGCCAAGCCTCTGCTGCAAAA GCTGCTGCAGTCCACGGACACATCCCACCTGGACAATGTCCAGCCTGGTTATGAGAATATGGACCACTTCACCGTAAACTTTGACCCCCAGAGGAAGGCACTGGCGGACGTTGAATTCATCAAAC ttgatgatgatgaaagcGAAGATGAGGTGGAAGCTAGAGGACAGCCGCACGTCGCACccgcagcagccaatcagcagcctTCACTGGCTCCTCCCCAAGCCCCGCCCCTTCACACTAAGAACCCCGCCCCCTCATCGTCAGCCCCGCAGCCCCCGCCCCCTACCCCTCTCCCCACGACTAGCTCCGCCCCTCAG TCCGATCACCAGAGCGAGTTGGAGGACAAAGACGGACCCAAACACGTCTTCTCTTTCAGCTGGCTCAACCAGAAGTAA